From one Amphiura filiformis chromosome 13, Afil_fr2py, whole genome shotgun sequence genomic stretch:
- the LOC140168102 gene encoding uncharacterized protein has product MYNKHNRWAMLIVAVLSAIRTSRASLITATAPLAEVEEGAILSLHCRVRDIQPGLEITLFRTLVDKTDRLSVNEVVTLNEDGKEERIFLAVRQLDDGSVVHFLSITKVTRSDSGIYACSLYDTQTGRPREISYDPVQIGVMYFPSEEDPKCSYTSSGTPDSGFEIVLNCSSERANPEVSLSWSSGASDKLKGGTIETYGNRVHAIVKLRPSSGTVYLCTVTSEAFPDRSRTCHIGPLSVSQNTLHNINNPFTLPPPVKRPVTPTTSLIKPLDKTITDCSEICGSDSQSSMWMITTAAIGSVAVFFMILVLLMLCKYYKLNTSNDTFYVSHHTKDPMVVPTEQMYSELEYKRNQNMVYMALAKRDKFAVYQHSDIPVEDDDNIENFRLPQIS; this is encoded by the coding sequence ATGTATAATAAACACAATAGGTGGGCAATGCTGATAGTGGCAGTGCTTTCAGCAATACGTACTTCACGAGCATCGCTCATCACGGCAACCGCTCCTCTGGCAGAAGTAGAAGAAGGGGCAATACTATCCCTCCACTGCCGAGTACGAGACATTCAACCAGGTTTAGAGATAACATTATTCAGAACTTTAGTGGACAAAACAGACAGGTTATCTGTAAATGAAGTTGTGACATTAAACGAGGATGGTAAGGAAGAACGTATTTTCCTGGCGGTTCGACAACTGGATGATGGTAGCGTCGTTCATTTTCTATCGATAACAAAAGTAACTCGTTCTGATAGTGGTATCTATGCCTGTTCCTTGTATGACACACAGACAGGTCGTCCACGTGAGATTTCATACGATCCAGTGCAAATAGGAGTGATGTATTTTCCATCAGAAGAGGACCCCAAGTGTTCTTACACGTCATCAGGTACTCCTGATTCTGGTTTTGAGATTGTGTTAAACTGCAGCTCTGAGAGAGCCAATCCTGAAGTATCGTTATCGTGGAGCAGTGGTGCTTCAGATAAGCTTAAAGGTGGAACGATAGAAACGTACGGTAATAGGGTACACGCAATAGTTAAACTGAGACCGTCTTCGGGGACTGTGTATTTATGTACTGTCACGAGTGAAGCATTCCCAGATCGATCTCGTACCTGTCATATTGGACCCTTAAGTGTATCTCAGAATACTTTACATAATATCAACAACCCCTTTACGTTACCACCACCTGTTAAGCGGCCAGTAACCCCTACAACGAGTCTTATTAAGCCACTTGATAAAACTATTACTGATTGCAGTGAAATATGTGGATCTGATTCACAGTCTTCAATGTGGATGATCACAACAGCGGCCATTGGCTCCGTTGCTGTATTCTTTATGATCTTAGTGTTACTAATGCTTTGTAAATATTACAAACTTAACACTTCAAATGATACATTTTATGTTTCACACCATACTAAAGACCCAATGGTGGTACCAACTGAACAAATGTATTCAGAACTGGAATACAAACGTAATCAGAACATGGTTTATATGGCGTTAGCAAAAAGAGACAAATTTGCTGTATATCAACATTCAGATATTCCTGTTGAAGACGatgataatattgaaaactttcGACTGCCACAGATATCATGA